One part of the Malus sylvestris chromosome 2, drMalSylv7.2, whole genome shotgun sequence genome encodes these proteins:
- the LOC126610522 gene encoding protein GET1-like isoform X3 encodes MGEVIETLPAYRSSFAAPIVFIVVVAFQFLSRWLEQLKKGGVKNATATRLRGEIKDLLKEASSLSQPSTFAQAAKLRRMAAAKEKELANYQELHGKETKLSYDLYQRILFILKVYLVVHLGLDIYCAGLLVLEGSCCLHIATTCATLWEADIMEGRRSCKRKCYGRNNSLVDIIYQG; translated from the exons ATGGGAGAGGTAATAGAAACCCTACCGGCGTACCGGAGCTCCTTCGCAGCTCCAATTGTATTCATCGTCGTCGTCGCTTTCCAATTCCTCTCTAGGTGGCTGGAACAGTTAAAGAAG GGAGGAGTTAAGAATGCTACGGCAACCCGATTGCGTGGAGAAATTAAAGACCTCCTGAAGGAGGCAAGCTCCTTGTCCCA GCCGTCGACATTTGCGCAAGCTGCGAAACTTCGGAGGATGGCAGCTGCTAAGGAGAAAGAACTTGCAAATT ATCAAGAATTACACGGCAAGGAGACAAAACTTTCATATGATTTGTATCAGAGAATTTTGTTCATCTTAAAG GTATACTTGGTTGTCCATTTAGGTCTTGACATATATTGTGCTGGTTTGCTGGTTTTGGAGGGTTCCTGTTGCCTCCATATCGCAACAACTTGTGCAACCCTTTG GGAAGCTGATATCATGGAGGGCCGGAGGAGTTGTAAACGAAAATGTTATG GTAGGAATAATTCCTTGGTTGATATTATCTACCAGGGTTAG
- the LOC126610522 gene encoding protein GET1-like isoform X1, giving the protein MGEVIETLPAYRSSFAAPIVFIVVVAFQFLSRWLEQLKKGGVKNATATRLRGEIKDLLKEASSLSQPSTFAQAAKLRRMAAAKEKELANYQELHGKETKLSYDLYQRILFILKVLTYIVLVCWFWRVPVASISQQLVQPFGKLISWRAGGVVNENVMVGIIPWLILSTRVSKFVCRLAKF; this is encoded by the exons ATGGGAGAGGTAATAGAAACCCTACCGGCGTACCGGAGCTCCTTCGCAGCTCCAATTGTATTCATCGTCGTCGTCGCTTTCCAATTCCTCTCTAGGTGGCTGGAACAGTTAAAGAAG GGAGGAGTTAAGAATGCTACGGCAACCCGATTGCGTGGAGAAATTAAAGACCTCCTGAAGGAGGCAAGCTCCTTGTCCCA GCCGTCGACATTTGCGCAAGCTGCGAAACTTCGGAGGATGGCAGCTGCTAAGGAGAAAGAACTTGCAAATT ATCAAGAATTACACGGCAAGGAGACAAAACTTTCATATGATTTGTATCAGAGAATTTTGTTCATCTTAAAG GTCTTGACATATATTGTGCTGGTTTGCTGGTTTTGGAGGGTTCCTGTTGCCTCCATATCGCAACAACTTGTGCAACCCTTTG GGAAGCTGATATCATGGAGGGCCGGAGGAGTTGTAAACGAAAATGTTATG GTAGGAATAATTCCTTGGTTGATATTATCTACCAGGGTTAGCAAGTTCGTATGTCGACTTGCCAAGTTCTAG